A region from the Aquimarina sp. ERC-38 genome encodes:
- the nusA gene encoding transcription termination factor NusA, producing MENIQLIESFSEFKDDKLIDRVTLMAILEDVFRNALKKKFGSDDNFDIIINPDKGDLEIWRNRVVVADGEVEDDNSEISLTAARRIEPDFEVGEDVSEEVKLIQLGRRSILALRQNLISKIHEHDNTNIYKQFKDLEGEIYTAEVHHIRHRAIILLDDEGNEIILPKDRQIPSDFFRKGENVRGVIESVELKGNKPAIIMSRTAPLFLEKLFESEIPEVFDGLITVKKVVRIPGEKAKVAVDSYDDRIDPVGACVGMKGSRIHGIVRELGNENIDVINYTNNVQLFVTRALSPARVTSVKLDEENHRAEVMLRPEEVSKAIGRGGHNIRLAGQLTGFEIDVFREGAEEDVELTEFSDEIDSWIIEEFGKIGLDTAKSILEQDVNDLVKRTDLEEETINEVVKILKSEFED from the coding sequence ATGGAAAATATCCAATTAATAGAGTCATTTTCAGAGTTTAAAGATGATAAACTAATTGATAGGGTTACGTTAATGGCCATTTTGGAAGACGTATTTAGAAATGCTTTAAAAAAGAAATTCGGAAGTGATGATAACTTTGATATTATAATCAATCCGGATAAAGGAGATTTGGAGATTTGGAGAAACCGGGTAGTTGTAGCAGATGGAGAGGTAGAAGATGATAATTCGGAAATATCGCTAACTGCAGCCAGAAGGATTGAGCCGGATTTTGAAGTAGGTGAAGATGTATCTGAAGAAGTTAAATTAATACAATTAGGAAGAAGATCTATTTTAGCATTACGTCAAAACTTAATTTCTAAGATTCACGAACACGATAATACAAATATCTATAAGCAGTTTAAAGACCTTGAAGGAGAGATCTATACAGCAGAAGTACATCATATTCGACACCGTGCTATTATTTTATTGGACGATGAAGGGAATGAGATTATTTTACCAAAAGACCGACAGATTCCTTCTGATTTCTTCAGAAAAGGTGAAAATGTAAGAGGAGTTATTGAGTCCGTAGAACTAAAAGGAAATAAACCTGCGATTATTATGTCCAGGACCGCTCCTTTGTTCTTAGAAAAATTATTTGAATCTGAAATCCCTGAAGTTTTTGACGGGTTAATCACCGTTAAAAAAGTAGTTCGGATTCCTGGCGAAAAAGCAAAAGTAGCCGTAGACTCTTATGATGACCGGATTGATCCGGTAGGAGCTTGTGTTGGGATGAAAGGATCACGTATTCATGGGATTGTTCGTGAATTAGGTAACGAAAATATTGATGTTATTAATTATACTAATAACGTGCAATTGTTTGTTACCCGGGCTTTAAGTCCGGCTAGAGTTACCTCGGTAAAATTAGATGAAGAAAATCATCGTGCAGAAGTGATGCTACGTCCGGAAGAAGTTTCCAAAGCTATCGGTAGAGGCGGGCATAACATACGGTTAGCCGGACAATTAACCGGATTTGAAATCGATGTATTTAGAGAAGGGGCAGAAGAAGATGTAGAGTTAACAGAATTCTCTGATGAAATTGATTCCTGGATCATTGAAGAATTTGGAAAAATTGGCCTGGATACGGCAAAAAGTATCCTTGAGCAAGATGTTAACGATTTAGTGAAACGTACTGATCTGGAAGAAGAAACCATCAATGAAGTGGTTAAAATTTTAAAATCGGAATTTGAAGATTAA
- a CDS encoding c-type cytochrome has product MKKVKHRYSVCSLLFLGAFFLFLSNNLVFAQEQIKEADAIEAPDDSDVAAKDKIEEADAVEGESAGDIAKGESLFKSLCAACHKRYNRAVGPALYGVTERREKEWLYKWIKNSSALIASGDAQANAIYEEYNRVAMNAFPQLSNTDIDDILAYVMVPKAEKAQTAAGPGDGGAAIGGGSSVSNNLILAALALVFLMLVSVLFLVNKTLRSFAVANGVELPQKEVRKPIWKVFIENQFLVFVTVIVVLLGSAYFAYGAMMQIGVDQGYMPVQPIHYSHRIHAGINQIECKYCHSSARVSKHSGIPSLNVCMNCHKAIAEVAETTATEEYSKAFYDKEIKKLYKAVGWDQNTQSYTGKTEPVKWVRIHNLPDFAYFNHSQHVTVANITCQKCHGPVEEMEVMYQHAPLTMGWCINCHRETNVNIEGSGYYDQIHAELSKKYGVEQLTAAQMGGLECGKCHY; this is encoded by the coding sequence ATGAAAAAGGTTAAACACCGGTATTCAGTCTGTAGCCTCTTATTTTTAGGAGCCTTCTTTTTATTTCTTTCCAACAACCTGGTTTTTGCTCAAGAACAGATTAAAGAAGCTGATGCTATTGAAGCTCCGGATGATAGTGATGTAGCAGCTAAGGATAAGATTGAAGAAGCAGATGCGGTTGAAGGTGAATCTGCTGGTGATATAGCTAAAGGAGAATCTTTATTTAAATCCTTATGTGCGGCATGTCATAAACGATATAACCGAGCTGTAGGTCCGGCATTATACGGAGTAACTGAAAGAAGGGAAAAGGAATGGTTATACAAATGGATTAAAAATAGTTCGGCTTTAATTGCTTCGGGAGATGCACAGGCAAATGCAATCTATGAAGAGTACAATAGAGTAGCTATGAATGCTTTTCCTCAATTATCCAATACGGATATTGATGACATTTTAGCTTATGTTATGGTACCCAAAGCAGAAAAAGCTCAAACTGCTGCGGGACCTGGAGACGGAGGAGCTGCTATAGGAGGAGGTTCTTCGGTTTCTAATAATTTGATTTTAGCAGCGCTGGCATTAGTATTCTTGATGTTAGTAAGCGTTTTATTTTTAGTTAATAAAACCTTACGATCTTTTGCAGTTGCTAATGGAGTAGAACTTCCTCAGAAAGAAGTTAGAAAACCGATTTGGAAAGTTTTTATAGAGAATCAGTTTTTAGTTTTTGTTACCGTCATAGTAGTACTTCTAGGGAGTGCCTATTTTGCTTACGGAGCAATGATGCAGATTGGGGTTGATCAAGGATACATGCCTGTACAACCAATTCACTACTCTCACAGAATTCATGCAGGTATCAATCAGATCGAATGTAAATATTGTCATTCTTCTGCAAGGGTTTCTAAACATTCCGGAATTCCTTCTTTAAATGTTTGTATGAACTGTCATAAGGCTATCGCTGAGGTGGCAGAGACTACTGCAACTGAAGAATATTCCAAAGCTTTTTATGATAAGGAAATCAAGAAATTATACAAAGCCGTAGGTTGGGATCAAAATACGCAATCGTATACTGGTAAAACCGAACCGGTAAAATGGGTACGAATTCATAATTTACCAGACTTTGCTTATTTCAACCATTCACAACACGTAACGGTAGCAAATATTACCTGTCAAAAGTGTCATGGCCCGGTAGAAGAGATGGAAGTTATGTATCAACATGCGCCACTTACTATGGGCTGGTGTATCAACTGTCACCGGGAAACTAACGTGAATATTGAAGGTAGTGGGTATTATGACCAAATTCATGCGGAACTTTCTAAGAAATATGGCGTGGAGCAATTAACAGCGGCTCAAATGGGCGGGCTGGAATGTGGAAAGTGTCATTACTAA
- a CDS encoding SPOR domain-containing protein translates to MGIQRIVITFILCLITGFNYAQNDQKESITQPNIVSFQKEPGKVTIHEDVRIKKLLSIKTDMDKKGSLSENYRIQLYYGNNNEAQKVLTKAQEEFPQWDASIIWETPNFKVWLGNYRTKLEVDRALKEVKKTFKTAFSFKPE, encoded by the coding sequence ATGGGGATTCAAAGAATTGTAATTACATTCATATTATGTTTGATAACAGGGTTTAATTATGCTCAAAATGACCAAAAAGAGTCCATTACACAACCCAACATAGTTAGTTTCCAAAAAGAACCGGGAAAAGTGACAATCCATGAAGATGTACGGATTAAAAAGCTATTGTCTATCAAGACGGATATGGATAAGAAAGGTAGTTTAAGTGAAAACTATCGTATACAATTGTATTACGGCAATAATAATGAAGCTCAAAAGGTACTGACAAAGGCTCAGGAAGAATTTCCGCAGTGGGATGCCAGCATTATTTGGGAAACTCCGAACTTTAAGGTATGGCTAGGAAATTATCGCACTAAACTGGAAGTAGATCGTGCTTTAAAAGAAGTGAAAAAGACGTTTAAAACCGCTTTTAGCTTTAAACCCGAATAG
- the infB gene encoding translation initiation factor IF-2 has protein sequence MAEAKTMRLNKVLREFNISLDRAVDFLNAKGHEIDARPTTKISTDIYQLLFDEFQTDKSKKVASKEVGEEKRKEKEALRVQIESEQEERRKRAEAREVVRAKAQLNGPKQVGKIDLNAPKKENPPIAEAKSEEPKIETNKEEPVAEPKETIPEVVSNRPVKKGIVKVAQIDIEQNKAKKEETATVSNETKAEKETAEPEVPAVSEVVETKYKKLDGPNFTGQKIDLTQFKKPVKKKDDKASSGDPKKRRRRISKDTSAGGRPGGQAGNRGGNNRGRGGQNAGKGRRPAVTKEEPTEAEVQKQVRETLEKLQGKSNKSKAAKYRRDKRDQHRQKVEDDVAQQEQDNKVLQVTEFVTVSEVATMMSVPTTQVISACMSLGIMVTMNQRLDAETLSIVADEFGYEVNFVTADIEDAIEEVTDAPEDLVNRAPIVTVMGHVDHGKTSLLDYIRKENVIAGESGGITQHIGAYGVQLEGGQKIAFLDTPGHEAFTAMRARGAQVTDLAIIVIAADDDIMPQTKEAISHAQAAGVPIVFAINKVDRPEANPEKIKEKLASMNLLVEDWGGKIQSHDISAKTGQGVKELLEKVLLEAEILELKANPKRFASGTVIEAFLDKGRGYVSTILVQTGTLRIGDYVLAGKNSGKVKAMQDERGKNVKEAGPSTPVSILGLDGAPQAGDKFNVLEDEREAKDIASKRAQLHREQSVRTQRHITLDEIGRRIALGDFKELNIILKGDVDGSVEALTDSFQKLSTEEIHVNIIHKAVGAITESDVLLASASDAIIIGFNVRPAGNARMVADKEEIDIRTYSIIYDAINDLKDAMEGMLSPVMKEEITGTAEIRETFKISKIGTIAGCMVLTGKIIRNAGVRLIRDGVVVYTGELASLKRFKDDVKEVSKGYDCGLQIKNYNDIKEGDIVECYQEVAVKKTL, from the coding sequence ATGGCTGAAGCAAAAACAATGAGATTAAATAAGGTATTACGTGAATTCAATATCTCGCTGGATCGGGCGGTGGACTTTTTGAATGCAAAAGGTCACGAGATAGATGCACGTCCTACCACAAAGATTTCTACGGATATCTATCAGCTTTTGTTTGATGAATTTCAAACGGACAAAAGCAAGAAGGTAGCGTCCAAAGAAGTAGGGGAAGAAAAGAGGAAGGAGAAGGAAGCTTTGCGTGTTCAGATAGAGTCTGAACAGGAAGAAAGGCGTAAGCGTGCGGAGGCAAGAGAAGTAGTGAGAGCTAAAGCACAATTAAATGGCCCTAAACAAGTAGGTAAGATTGACCTGAATGCTCCGAAAAAAGAAAACCCACCGATCGCCGAAGCAAAGTCAGAAGAACCTAAAATTGAAACAAATAAGGAAGAACCGGTAGCTGAACCTAAAGAAACGATACCCGAAGTAGTTTCTAACCGTCCTGTGAAAAAAGGAATTGTTAAGGTAGCTCAAATTGATATAGAACAAAATAAAGCCAAAAAAGAAGAAACTGCCACGGTATCCAATGAAACCAAGGCAGAAAAGGAAACTGCAGAACCCGAAGTACCAGCAGTATCCGAAGTGGTAGAGACTAAGTATAAAAAACTGGATGGCCCTAACTTTACGGGTCAAAAAATTGATTTAACGCAGTTTAAAAAACCGGTTAAAAAGAAAGACGATAAAGCCTCATCCGGAGATCCTAAAAAGCGAAGACGCCGTATCAGTAAAGATACATCAGCAGGAGGCCGTCCCGGTGGACAAGCTGGCAACCGGGGAGGCAATAATCGCGGTAGAGGTGGTCAAAATGCTGGTAAAGGACGTCGTCCTGCGGTTACTAAAGAGGAACCAACTGAAGCAGAAGTACAAAAACAAGTTAGGGAAACCTTAGAAAAGCTTCAGGGTAAATCCAATAAATCCAAAGCAGCCAAATACCGTAGAGATAAAAGAGATCAACATAGGCAAAAAGTCGAAGATGATGTTGCGCAGCAAGAACAGGACAACAAAGTATTACAAGTAACAGAATTCGTTACGGTTTCTGAAGTGGCAACTATGATGAGTGTACCCACTACCCAGGTGATTTCAGCATGTATGTCATTGGGGATTATGGTAACTATGAACCAAAGACTGGATGCAGAAACCTTGTCTATTGTAGCAGATGAATTCGGTTATGAAGTAAACTTTGTAACTGCTGATATTGAAGATGCTATTGAAGAAGTAACTGATGCACCCGAAGACTTAGTGAATCGTGCACCGATTGTAACGGTCATGGGTCATGTCGATCATGGTAAAACATCCTTACTGGATTATATACGTAAAGAAAATGTAATTGCCGGAGAAAGCGGAGGGATTACACAGCATATTGGAGCTTATGGGGTTCAGTTAGAAGGTGGGCAAAAAATAGCATTCCTGGATACTCCCGGTCACGAAGCCTTTACTGCAATGCGGGCAAGGGGTGCGCAGGTAACGGATTTAGCAATCATTGTGATTGCAGCAGATGATGATATCATGCCACAAACTAAGGAAGCTATTAGTCACGCACAAGCTGCCGGAGTACCTATTGTGTTTGCAATCAATAAGGTAGACCGTCCCGAAGCAAACCCGGAGAAGATCAAAGAAAAGCTAGCTTCCATGAACTTGCTTGTTGAAGATTGGGGAGGTAAAATACAATCTCACGATATCTCGGCAAAAACAGGTCAGGGAGTTAAAGAACTTCTGGAAAAAGTATTATTAGAAGCCGAAATATTAGAATTAAAAGCAAATCCAAAAAGGTTTGCTTCCGGAACAGTAATCGAAGCTTTCTTGGACAAAGGAAGAGGTTATGTCTCTACCATTTTAGTACAAACCGGAACCCTTCGTATCGGAGATTATGTATTAGCTGGTAAGAATAGTGGTAAGGTAAAAGCCATGCAGGATGAAAGAGGTAAGAATGTAAAAGAAGCTGGTCCTTCCACACCAGTATCTATTTTAGGTCTTGATGGTGCGCCGCAAGCAGGTGATAAGTTTAACGTATTAGAAGACGAAAGAGAAGCTAAAGATATTGCGTCAAAAAGAGCACAATTACATCGAGAGCAATCCGTTAGAACGCAACGTCATATCACGCTTGACGAAATTGGAAGACGTATTGCCCTGGGAGATTTTAAGGAACTAAACATTATTTTAAAAGGTGATGTGGATGGTTCTGTAGAAGCTTTAACAGATTCATTCCAGAAATTATCAACAGAAGAAATTCATGTTAATATTATCCATAAGGCAGTAGGTGCAATTACAGAGAGTGATGTGCTCTTAGCTTCTGCATCAGACGCAATTATCATTGGATTTAATGTACGTCCGGCAGGTAATGCCCGTATGGTTGCTGATAAAGAAGAAATTGATATTAGGACCTATTCTATTATCTATGATGCGATCAACGATTTAAAGGATGCCATGGAAGGTATGCTATCACCGGTGATGAAAGAAGAAATTACAGGTACGGCAGAGATTCGGGAAACCTTTAAAATTTCCAAGATCGGAACTATTGCAGGTTGTATGGTACTTACAGGTAAAATTATTAGAAATGCAGGAGTACGTTTAATTCGGGATGGGGTAGTAGTTTATACCGGTGAACTGGCTTCGCTAAAGAGGTTTAAAGATGATGTTAAAGAAGTATCCAAAGGATATGACTGTGGACTTCAAATTAAAAACTACAATGATATTAAAGAAGGTGATATTGTAGAATGTTATCAGGAAGTAGCGGTTAAAAAAACGTTATAG